The Chryseolinea soli nucleotide sequence GACATTAAAGATTCGATCAAGAGCCTGCGAAACTACACGCTCTTCCTCGGTACCAGCATTATCATCCTCGGGTTGTTCAGCGCGTTCTTCCTGCGCCGTGCCATCACCAAGCCCGTCAACTTCCTAAAGAATGTGGTGGTGAAACTCGGAAAAGGCGAGTTGGTGGAAGAGAAGCAAACCAATTTCAGCAACGACGAGATCGGGGACATGGCTATCGCCATGGACAACCTGGTGACCGGTCTGAAAGCCACCAGCCTCTTCGCAGAAAATATCGGTAACGGAAATTATCAGACCGAATTCAAACCCCTTAGCGAGCACGACGTGCTGGGCAACGCGCTGATCAACATGCGCAACAACCTCTCGAAGGTGGCCGAAGACGATAAGAAACGCAACTGGGCAACAGAAGGTATGGCCAAGTTTGGCGAGATCCTTCGCACCAACACCAACGACCTCGGCAAACTCTCCGACGAAATTGTGGGCAACCTGGTGAAGTACCTCAAAGCCAACCAAGGCGCCCTCTACATCATCGACGATGCCGACGAAAACGAAGAGGCAACGATGTCGATGAAAGCATGCTATGCCTGGGATAAAAAGAAATACCTCAACCACAAGATCTACCGCGGCGAAGGCCTGGCCGGTCAGGCGTGGCAGGAAGGCGACATGGTCTATCTGACCGAAGTGCCGCAAAACTATATCAAGATCGTTTCCGGCTTGGGCGACGCCAATCCTACCAGCGTGCTCATCGTGCCGCTGAAAGTGAACGATCAGATCTTCGGTGTTGTGGAGATTGCTTCCTTCAACATCTTCCATGATTTTGAAATGGAATTCGTACAAAAGATTGCCGAGACCATCGCGTCCACGATCTCGACCGTGAAGATCAATGCCCGCACACAGCGCCTCCTCGAAGAATCGCAGGAGATGACCGAGCAGATGCGTGCCCAGGAAGAAGAGATGCGCCAGAACATGGAAGAACTCCAGGCCACCCAGGAGGAAATGCAGCGCAGCCAGGCAGAGACCGACAGCACGTTATCGGCCATCCACGGATCACTGTCCGTAGCCGACTACAGCATCGACGGCGCCCTCACCAAGGTGAACAGCAACTTCCTCGATTTGTTTGGCTATACGCAAGACGACGTGATGGGCGAACACCACCGGATCTTCGCCACCAAGGAAGACAAGAACAGCGACGAGTACCGTCAGTTCTGGAAAGACCTGGCCGCCGGCTATCCGAAGAAGGGAACCTTCAGACGGATGAATCGCAAAGGGGAGATCATCAACGTACGCTCCAGCTTCTCGTCCATCAAGAACCGTTCGGGTGAAGTGGTGAAAGTGATGGAGATCACCTACGAATTGAGATAGAACGAAAGTGTATTCACCATAAAAAGAAAACCCCGCAGCATCTTGCGGGGTTTTTCTTTTTATGAAAGTTTTGTATCGCGTGGAATTAGAATTCGGTCATCAGTTCAAAAGGAGCCTCAGCCGAATCCATCACCTTTCCTTCTTCACACTTGAGTACACGCGCCGGGAATTTTTTTATAAGCCCGTAGCTGTGCGTGGCCATTAGTACGGCCGTACCGGTCTTGTTGATCTGTTGAAAGATCTTCATGATGCCGCCCGAAACTTCCGGGTCGAGATTTCCCGTGGGCTCGTCGGCCAACAGAATTTGAGGCTCGTTCAGCAGGGCCCGGGCAATCACAACGCGTTGTTGCTCGCCGCCGGAAAGCTGGTGTGGCATTTTCTTTTCCACGGATCCCAGTCCAACCTGCATCAGTACTTCCGATGATCGTGCACGCATTTTCACATTGTCGCGCCAACCGGTGGCCTTCATCACAAACATGAGGTTCTCGCCGACACTCCTGTCGTTGAAGAGCTGAAAGTCCTGGAAGATGATGCCGAGCCTGCGCCGCAGCAACGGGATCTCGCCGGGTTTGATGCCGCGAATGTTGAAATTGCAGACATCGATGTCACCCAACCGCAGGGGCAGATCGGCATACAGTGTTTTGAGCAATGACGATTTGCCGGAGCCCGTGCGGCCGACCAGGTAAACAAACTCACCCTTTTCTATATTAAAAGAGATATTGCCCAGCACCGTATGATGGTCCTGGAAAATGCTGGCGTCGAGCACGCGCACGACCGGGTCGGTAGAGAACATTTCGGTATCCACTTAGTTGTAACGTATGGTGGCGGCGATTTATTTCAATAAGCTCCGCCGGGGCAAAGGCTTAGCCGTTGCCCTTCTTATAGTCGGCCAGGAATTTTGCCAGGCCGGCATCGGTGAGCGGATGTTTCAACAGGCCGGTGATCACATTCAGCGGGCAGGTCACGACGTCGGCACCCAACTCGGCGCATTGCAGCAAGTGGATGGTGTGACGAATCGATGCCGCGAGGATCTGTGTTTCAAAGCCGTAGTTGTTATAGATGTTCACGATCTGGGCGATTAGCTCCATACCGTCTTGTCCCACATCGTCGAGACGGCCGATGAAAGGCGACATATAGGTGGCACCGGCTTTGGCGGCAAGGATGGCCTGACCTGCGGAGAACACCAGGGTGCAATTGGTCTTGATGCCGTCGCTGCTGAATTTCTTGATGGCTTTCACGCCGTCTTTGATCATCGGGACCTTTACCACAATCTTATCGTCGATCTTGGCCAGTTCGCGACCTTCTTTGATGATGTTGTCAAAATCCGTGGAGATAACTTCGGCGCTAACGTTGTCGTCTACGATCTTGCAAATGGCCTTGTAGTGGGCGCGGATATTTTCTGTGCCGGTGATGCCTTCCTTGGCCATCAGGCTGGGGTTGGTCGTTACGCCGTCCAGGACGCCGAGGTCATAGGCTTCTTTGATTTCGTTCAGATTTGCGGTGTCGATGAAAAATTTCATGTGTATTTATGGTTTTTTACAGTTCGTTACGGCCGCCACAGGTCGGGGGTGGCAAACCGTCTTTACGCCTAAAGGTAAGCATGATTTAAGAAATCTGCCGAAAAAAACCGTGTAAAGGCTGGATTGGGGTGGGGAGAAAAAAATGGCAAACCGAACATCGCACCGCTACAACCGCCTACCCTTGCTCCCTTCCGGTCCTGGGGGAGTTCAGCAGGAGCTGGTCGTGCCGATTTGCCGGTGCAAAGATACGACGCGCTGGACGTAATTGACAAACAGACTCTACAAAAATCCAGCGAAGGCGGCTATCCTACTAGTCCTGAGAGATATAAATTAAATTCCATGGCGCTGGCCTCCTCAAAACCATCCACTTTCAGATCTTCCAGGATGTCCTCACCGAATTCAAGTTCCCGCCGCTCCACCTTTCCGGAGGGAAGCAACGTGAGTTCCGTCCCTTTCCAGAGGATGGGATTGACCTTCACGAGAATGATCATCTCGTCGAATTCTTTCCGGAAATACTGGTGGACGATATTGCTGTCTTTGCCCATTTAGCGTTTCTTTAAACCATGGTTCGACTGGACTTGCCCGAACATTTTCATACGGATCGCCTATCGGTCCGGCGGCTAAGGTACGAAGATGCAGAGGAAATTTTTTACGCCTACGCCAGCAAGCCCGAAGCTACCCGCTACATTTCCTGGCCCACGCACGAATCGCTCGCCGACACAAAATCCTTTCTCCGCTACGCCGTGGCCGCATGGGACGCCGGGACGGATTATTCCTTCTCTGTCCGCTTGAAAGAAAGCAACCGCCTCATCGGCAGCTTTGGGGTGATCAATGAAGACGGGAAGTTGCAGTTCGGCTACATCTTCAGTCCGTCGCAATGGGGCAGGGGCTATGCCACCGAGGTGTGCCGCGCCATGATGATGTTGCTCCGTGATCAGTATGGTGTCTACCGCATTCAAAGCTTTGTCGATGCCGAAAATGTAGCCTCCGCCCGGGTGCTCGAAAAAAGCGGGCTGGTGGAAGAGGCGCGGCTGCCAAATTGGTTCCGATTTGTCAACCAGCGCTACAAAGTGAAAGACTGTATCCATTACAGATTGCCGATGGACTTGCGTTGAAAAGAAATCATTTTTTAGGCATTTCAATCGATTGTAGTCAAATAAATGCTACATTCAGGATCACCAAAACCACCTATGCGCGCTGTGTATGTTTGTTAACGCACACACCGATTTGCCCAAAGACCCAACCTCCGGCACTACCGGAAAAGGGCAGATCCTGGACGATCACTACCTGTGGCAAAATTTCCGCAAGGACAACGAGCTGGCTTTTTCCATGCTCTACAATAAATACACCCCCAAGCTTTTTAATTATGGCATGCACTATTGCGCCGACCGCGACCTGGTGTTGGACTGCCTGCAAGAATTATTCTCGTCTTTCTGGGCAAAGCGCAAAACCCTGCCCGATGTATACTCGATCAGTTCCTATCTCTTCAAATCCTTCCGCCGGCTGCTGTTGAAAAAGCTGAATTGGCGCAGGCGGTTCCTGATTTCACTGGACACAAATTCACGTCACAGCTTCGAGATCACACTGCCCTTCGAACACACCCTCGAGCAACAGGAACTGGAAACCGAGCGCAGCGAGATGCTAAAGCGCAACTTGCAAAAGCTTACCCGCCGCCAACGCGAAGCGCTCTTCCTGAAATTCTACAACGACCTGAACTATGCCGACATCGCTTCCATCATGGAACTGCAGGTGGATTCGGTATACAACATCATCTCCAAAGCTTTGGACAGCCTCCGGCAGGAAATGAAGCACTGATCACAGGGAAGCTGTCCGCACCGCTTCAAAGGAATTTTGCTCATCCCAGGCTAGCACAAGCCTGTTCACTTTCTCGTCGGCGCCCCTTTTGAAAACCAGCGACATGTTATAGAACGCGTTGGCATCGAACGTGTCTTTCGCTTTCCAGATCACCTCCATGGTGGGCGTAATCGGCATGGTCATGTAGAGCGTTTCGCCGCGGTTGGTGATTTCGATGATCATGCTGGTGAATTCTTTTCCATACAATTCGTTGACCAATCTTTCGATGCCGCCGGTGCAATCCAATTTGTATTTGCCCGTATAGGACTGCAATACCTTCTCTGTTACCTTACCCGGTTTTGCCTGACGGATGTGGATGTCGAAATCCATTTTTGCGAGGGCACTGCTGCGGTCGATAGTACGGGTGACTTGTTTTTGTTCTTCGTGCGTGAGGTCGTTATAGATACCATCGGTTTTGTTTCGCTCCTCGCCATCGAAATAGAGTTGTGTCACCATCTCGTGGTAGCCGCGTTTAGAAACTTTGTAGTGAATATGGCGTGCCCGCGAGGCGTACAGGCCCGGAACAACGGTTTTGAAAGAAAAGCGGCCTTCGGCATTCGTGATGGCCTGCCCCCAGCCTTGAAAGTTCGGGTCATGTTCGCCTTTGGTGTTGAATTCATGATTGTACTTTCCAAAATGATTCGCTTGCCACGTCTCCACGATCGCACCTTCCACAGGTTTGCAGTCGTCATCCAATATTCTTCCGGATACTTCCAGCAGTTCGCCTTTTGCTGTTCCGCTTTGGCCGGTCACCTGCGTGAGGTCAACGTCGTGGTCCAACTGGCTACGCGATTTCATAGGTGGAAATGGCCCCAGCTCCAGGGCCGGAGTAGTTTCGCAAGTGTCGGGGTCAGTGGCCTTTCCGATCGCAGAGAGGCCTGCCATGGATCCGGTGGCCACGCCTAGTCCGAGGCGCAACCAATGGCGCCGGTTGAATTTGGTTGGGGTTTTCATAGGGGTTTTTGATGGTTGGTCTAAGCTACCCAAGGGGTCCCACAATTCATAGACTTTCGATGAAAGCTGGGCCGAGAGAGCGGTTAAATAGACCGCGATGTGGTATTTTTAGTGAACACAAAACCCTCTCGTTATGGAACAAATAAACACGTACACCAAAGCCTTCACGGATTGGATCATCGTCTTCGGTCCCAAAGTGTTGGGCGCCTTGATCGTTTTTATTGTTGGTCTTTACATTACCAACTGGCTCTCGCGGCTCGTCTGGAAGTCCATGAATCGCCGCAACTTCGACGTGTCGCTGCAATCATTCCTCAGCAGCCTGATCAGCGTGGGCTTGAAGATTCTGTTGCTGGTCACGGTCGCCGGCATGTTGGGCATTCAAACCACTTCCTTTGTGGCCTTGATCGGTGCACTGGGACTTGCAGTAGGCCTGGCGTTGCAAGGCTCGCTGGCCAACTTCGCGGGCGGTGTCCTCATCCTCGTGTTCAAGCCCTTCAAGGTAGGTGACGTCATCGAAACCCTGGGGCAAACCGGCGTGGTGCAGGAGATCCAGATCTTCAACACCATTTTGCTTACGGGCGAAAACAAGACCGTGATCCTCGCCAACGGAGCGGTCTCCAATGGAACCATCGTCAACCATTCCAAACACGGAACTCTCCGGGTGGACATCACCCTGGGCATTGCGCCTGATAACGATATGCAAAAGGTGCGGCAGGTGGTGGAGAACACGATGATTGCCAATCCTCATGTTCTAAAGGATCCTAAACCAACGGTCAACATCCTCAAAGTCGCCGACGGCATGGTGACACTCGCGGTGAGGCCCTATGCGGAAACCGGTCATTATTGGGACGTGTACTTTGAATTACAGGAAACGCTGAAGACGGCGTTTGAGAAGAACGCTATAGCGCCGCCCTTGCATACCTATGTGGTGGTGAACAAAAACCAGGCAGCCTAATCT carries:
- a CDS encoding GAF domain-containing protein produces the protein MEETQKKKSRLRLTIGNKILAGFLALIALFIVIVVIVIWKGDVIDNVVNSSSKNYRPSQSAIKDFGTMVIRSKMLVTNWVYLQTNADDKNALRQLQDYDYPALKQKITELKSTWESDSQKMWMDTIFLKFDTLLNVQKESIMANLQSFENYEDPLTKLLAEDAIESQVIPRTTDLLARINRVAAKQDQVTALSDSDIKDSIKSLRNYTLFLGTSIIILGLFSAFFLRRAITKPVNFLKNVVVKLGKGELVEEKQTNFSNDEIGDMAIAMDNLVTGLKATSLFAENIGNGNYQTEFKPLSEHDVLGNALINMRNNLSKVAEDDKKRNWATEGMAKFGEILRTNTNDLGKLSDEIVGNLVKYLKANQGALYIIDDADENEEATMSMKACYAWDKKKYLNHKIYRGEGLAGQAWQEGDMVYLTEVPQNYIKIVSGLGDANPTSVLIVPLKVNDQIFGVVEIASFNIFHDFEMEFVQKIAETIASTISTVKINARTQRLLEESQEMTEQMRAQEEEMRQNMEELQATQEEMQRSQAETDSTLSAIHGSLSVADYSIDGALTKVNSNFLDLFGYTQDDVMGEHHRIFATKEDKNSDEYRQFWKDLAAGYPKKGTFRRMNRKGEIINVRSSFSSIKNRSGEVVKVMEITYELR
- a CDS encoding cell division ATP-binding protein FtsE, translating into MFSTDPVVRVLDASIFQDHHTVLGNISFNIEKGEFVYLVGRTGSGKSSLLKTLYADLPLRLGDIDVCNFNIRGIKPGEIPLLRRRLGIIFQDFQLFNDRSVGENLMFVMKATGWRDNVKMRARSSEVLMQVGLGSVEKKMPHQLSGGEQQRVVIARALLNEPQILLADEPTGNLDPEVSGGIMKIFQQINKTGTAVLMATHSYGLIKKFPARVLKCEEGKVMDSAEAPFELMTEF
- the fsa gene encoding fructose-6-phosphate aldolase, which codes for MKFFIDTANLNEIKEAYDLGVLDGVTTNPSLMAKEGITGTENIRAHYKAICKIVDDNVSAEVISTDFDNIIKEGRELAKIDDKIVVKVPMIKDGVKAIKKFSSDGIKTNCTLVFSAGQAILAAKAGATYMSPFIGRLDDVGQDGMELIAQIVNIYNNYGFETQILAASIRHTIHLLQCAELGADVVTCPLNVITGLLKHPLTDAGLAKFLADYKKGNG
- a CDS encoding GNAT family N-acetyltransferase: MVRLDLPEHFHTDRLSVRRLRYEDAEEIFYAYASKPEATRYISWPTHESLADTKSFLRYAVAAWDAGTDYSFSVRLKESNRLIGSFGVINEDGKLQFGYIFSPSQWGRGYATEVCRAMMMLLRDQYGVYRIQSFVDAENVASARVLEKSGLVEEARLPNWFRFVNQRYKVKDCIHYRLPMDLR
- a CDS encoding RNA polymerase sigma factor: MFVNAHTDLPKDPTSGTTGKGQILDDHYLWQNFRKDNELAFSMLYNKYTPKLFNYGMHYCADRDLVLDCLQELFSSFWAKRKTLPDVYSISSYLFKSFRRLLLKKLNWRRRFLISLDTNSRHSFEITLPFEHTLEQQELETERSEMLKRNLQKLTRRQREALFLKFYNDLNYADIASIMELQVDSVYNIISKALDSLRQEMKH
- a CDS encoding protocatechuate 3,4-dioxygenase, whose translation is MKTPTKFNRRHWLRLGLGVATGSMAGLSAIGKATDPDTCETTPALELGPFPPMKSRSQLDHDVDLTQVTGQSGTAKGELLEVSGRILDDDCKPVEGAIVETWQANHFGKYNHEFNTKGEHDPNFQGWGQAITNAEGRFSFKTVVPGLYASRARHIHYKVSKRGYHEMVTQLYFDGEERNKTDGIYNDLTHEEQKQVTRTIDRSSALAKMDFDIHIRQAKPGKVTEKVLQSYTGKYKLDCTGGIERLVNELYGKEFTSMIIEITNRGETLYMTMPITPTMEVIWKAKDTFDANAFYNMSLVFKRGADEKVNRLVLAWDEQNSFEAVRTASL
- a CDS encoding mechanosensitive ion channel family protein, which codes for MEQINTYTKAFTDWIIVFGPKVLGALIVFIVGLYITNWLSRLVWKSMNRRNFDVSLQSFLSSLISVGLKILLLVTVAGMLGIQTTSFVALIGALGLAVGLALQGSLANFAGGVLILVFKPFKVGDVIETLGQTGVVQEIQIFNTILLTGENKTVILANGAVSNGTIVNHSKHGTLRVDITLGIAPDNDMQKVRQVVENTMIANPHVLKDPKPTVNILKVADGMVTLAVRPYAETGHYWDVYFELQETLKTAFEKNAIAPPLHTYVVVNKNQAA